One window from the genome of Thermaerobacter marianensis DSM 12885 encodes:
- a CDS encoding protein-glutamate methylesterase/protein-glutamine glutaminase — protein MSGRREGAESAGVPGRPAGRPIRVLVVDDSAFMRRVITRILESDPALEVVGTARDGLEAVARAAQLQPDVITLDVEMPRLDGLAALPQILAVHRCPVVMVSSLTQQGALATVRALALGAVDFVAKPSGSVSLDLDRVAGELVGKVKAAAAVPPERVGLAAPSAPARPSGRTGLRSPDLAPPPASADPATGDPAQAPAPVPAGGSLVPAGPAPVPRSSPGAGSRRITHLVLVAASTGGPGALYRLLGALPTGLPAAVVIVQHMPPGFTRALAAHLDDASGLTVTEAADGDRLHDGGAWVAPGDYHVRVTPGGVLRLDRSPPRHGVRPAADVTFESVPPELAGRAIAIILTGMGADGARGARYLREHGARVWIQSPASCVVPGMPGAAAALGVVERAGTPEELAAWLVEAVGGPGLPADGRAGG, from the coding sequence GTGAGCGGTCGGCGCGAGGGGGCCGAATCCGCCGGCGTCCCCGGGCGTCCGGCCGGCCGGCCCATCCGGGTGCTGGTGGTCGACGACTCCGCCTTCATGCGCCGGGTGATCACCCGCATCCTGGAGTCCGATCCTGCGCTCGAGGTGGTGGGAACCGCCCGGGACGGGCTTGAGGCCGTGGCCCGGGCCGCTCAGCTGCAGCCCGACGTGATCACCCTGGACGTGGAGATGCCGCGCCTGGACGGCCTGGCCGCCCTGCCGCAGATCCTGGCGGTGCACCGCTGCCCGGTGGTCATGGTCTCCAGCCTGACCCAGCAGGGGGCCCTGGCGACCGTCCGGGCCCTGGCCCTGGGGGCGGTGGACTTCGTCGCCAAGCCGTCGGGCTCCGTCTCCCTGGATCTGGACCGGGTGGCGGGAGAACTGGTGGGGAAGGTCAAGGCCGCCGCTGCCGTCCCGCCGGAGCGGGTGGGCCTGGCCGCCCCGTCCGCTCCGGCCCGTCCATCCGGTCGAACCGGCCTGCGGTCGCCGGACCTGGCTCCCCCTCCCGCATCCGCGGATCCGGCGACGGGGGATCCCGCCCAAGCCCCGGCGCCGGTCCCGGCCGGTGGCAGCCTGGTACCGGCCGGCCCGGCCCCGGTGCCGCGTTCTTCCCCCGGGGCCGGATCCCGCCGGATCACCCACCTGGTCCTGGTGGCCGCCTCGACGGGCGGTCCCGGCGCTTTGTACCGGCTGCTGGGCGCGCTGCCCACCGGCCTGCCGGCGGCGGTGGTCATCGTGCAGCACATGCCGCCCGGCTTCACCCGGGCCCTGGCCGCCCACCTCGACGACGCCAGCGGCCTGACGGTGACCGAGGCGGCCGACGGCGACCGCCTTCACGACGGCGGCGCCTGGGTAGCCCCCGGCGACTACCATGTGCGGGTGACGCCGGGCGGCGTCCTGCGCCTCGACCGCAGCCCGCCCCGCCACGGCGTCCGGCCCGCCGCCGACGTGACCTTCGAATCGGTACCACCCGAGCTGGCCGGGCGGGCCATCGCCATCATCCTGACGGGGATGGGGGCGGACGGCGCCCGGGGGGCCCGCTACCTGCGGGAGCACGGGGCCCGGGTGTGGATTCAGTCCCCGGCCAGCTGCGTGGTTCCCGGCATGCCCGGGGCCGCTGCCGCCCTGGGCGTGGTGGAACGGGCCGGCACGCCGGAGGAACTGGCCGCCTGGCTGGTCGAGGCCGTGGGCGGGCCGGGTCTCCCGGCGGATGGCAGGGCCGGCGGGTAA
- a CDS encoding CheR family methyltransferase yields the protein MAESTDDLAFAILAATVHRLLGIDLEAYRSQQLDRRLQFFRTRHGLQDNADLAARLRDDPHLVQEFANFLTINVSEFFRNPDRFDLLRDRFLPELLRRQRSLRIWSAGCSVGAEIYSVALLLQELDPTGRHELLGTDIDAGALERARQGVFEPLEVRGVPAPWRDRYFRREGSVWVLNPEIRCRVRFTRHDLVRDPYPAGWDLILCRNVVIYFTEPVKRRVWMNLAASLRPGGILFIGGSESLYGVPGTGLRYVAPCFYVREEPASTPDHPAGGTGGA from the coding sequence ATGGCGGAATCCACGGACGACCTCGCCTTCGCCATCCTGGCCGCCACCGTCCACCGGCTGCTGGGGATCGACCTGGAGGCCTACCGATCCCAGCAACTGGACCGGCGGCTGCAGTTCTTCCGCACCCGGCACGGCCTGCAGGATAACGCCGACCTGGCCGCCCGCCTGCGGGACGACCCTCACCTGGTTCAGGAGTTCGCCAACTTCCTCACCATCAACGTCTCGGAGTTCTTCCGCAACCCGGACCGGTTCGACTTGCTGCGGGACCGGTTTTTGCCGGAGCTCTTGCGACGGCAGCGGTCCCTGCGTATCTGGAGCGCCGGCTGCTCCGTCGGGGCGGAGATCTACTCGGTGGCGCTGCTGCTGCAGGAGCTCGACCCGACGGGCCGCCACGAGTTGCTGGGCACCGACATCGATGCCGGCGCCCTGGAGCGGGCCCGCCAGGGCGTCTTCGAGCCGCTGGAGGTCCGTGGCGTCCCGGCGCCGTGGCGCGACCGCTACTTCCGGCGGGAGGGCAGCGTCTGGGTCCTGAATCCGGAGATCCGCTGCCGCGTCCGCTTCACCCGGCACGACCTGGTCCGGGACCCCTACCCCGCCGGGTGGGACCTGATCCTCTGCCGCAACGTGGTGATCTACTTCACCGAGCCGGTCAAACGGCGGGTGTGGATGAACCTGGCCGCCAGCCTGCGGCCGGGGGGCATCCTTTTCATCGGCGGCAGCGAGAGCCTCTACGGCGTGCCGGGCACGGGGCTCCGCTACGTGGCCCCCTGCTTCTACGTCCGGGAAGAACCGGCCTCCACCCCGGACCACCCCGCGGGAGGTACGGGCGGGGCGTAA
- a CDS encoding TRAP transporter permease produces MQAGRGEDVQRVHPSEAGVDAKGTETAATGSAAALDDVDELVERFEGATRRLAGPMAAIVRFLAVAMAIYHIWATFAYIPAHPMRAIHLGFGLALILLLYPASRRQDRSRVPWTDVVLAVVAALTMAYLVVFYREVAYRIIRPETADLVLGTVALLLVLEAARRTTGWVLPALAVFFLAYGFFGPYFPGMWGHGGYSFSRLIGQMYLSLEGIFGVPLGVSATFIILFTLYGALLDASGAGRFFVDLSLALTGRHRAGPGRAVTAASFLLGGPSGSGVATAVTLGAITWPLLRRAGYSPERAGALLSAGGIGAVISPPILGAASFIIAEILRVSYLDVIRWAVMPTVLYYLCILLMIELDTVRAGIRPVAAEAPPVGRLLRQYGFHLTSLVAIVAFLLAGYTAAYAVMWSMALAVAVSYLRRDTALTPRKLVDALDRGARSALSVVATTAVAGIIVGVLNLTGLGLKFSSLVLALSGGHLIPTLILAALVLLLLGLALPITASYIVAAVTVAPALVQAGVPEPAAHMFTFYYAVLSEVSPPTALSCFAVSAITGGNPFRTMWLTWRYALPAFLVPFLFTLSPTGMNLLWDGPWYGVLLASVTAVAGLTALVAGVSGWVRGPARWYERVLLVAGGLALMYPGSRGDVTGLALAALGLAAHLAVQRPRRPAAQA; encoded by the coding sequence ATGCAAGCGGGTCGAGGCGAGGACGTCCAGCGGGTGCATCCGTCGGAGGCTGGGGTGGACGCGAAAGGGACCGAGACGGCCGCCACGGGCTCGGCAGCGGCCCTCGACGACGTAGACGAGCTGGTAGAGCGCTTCGAAGGCGCCACCCGGCGCCTGGCGGGCCCGATGGCCGCCATCGTGCGGTTCCTGGCGGTGGCCATGGCCATCTACCACATTTGGGCTACCTTCGCCTACATCCCGGCCCACCCCATGCGGGCCATCCACCTGGGTTTCGGCCTGGCGCTGATCCTGCTGCTCTACCCCGCCAGCCGGCGGCAAGACCGCAGCCGCGTCCCCTGGACCGACGTGGTGCTCGCCGTGGTCGCAGCGCTTACCATGGCCTACCTCGTGGTGTTCTACCGCGAGGTGGCCTACCGCATCATCCGGCCCGAGACAGCCGACCTGGTGCTGGGCACGGTGGCCCTGCTGCTGGTGCTGGAGGCGGCCCGGCGGACCACGGGCTGGGTCCTGCCCGCACTGGCCGTGTTCTTCCTAGCCTACGGCTTCTTCGGTCCCTACTTCCCCGGCATGTGGGGCCACGGCGGCTACAGCTTCTCCCGGCTGATCGGCCAGATGTATCTGTCCCTGGAGGGCATCTTCGGCGTCCCCCTGGGGGTGTCGGCCACCTTCATCATCCTCTTCACCCTCTACGGGGCGCTGCTGGATGCCTCGGGGGCGGGCCGGTTCTTCGTGGACCTCTCCTTGGCCCTGACGGGGCGCCACCGCGCCGGTCCCGGCCGGGCGGTGACGGCGGCCTCCTTCCTGCTGGGCGGCCCCTCGGGCAGCGGGGTGGCCACCGCCGTGACCCTGGGGGCCATCACCTGGCCGCTCTTGCGCCGGGCGGGCTACAGCCCCGAGCGGGCCGGCGCCCTGCTCTCGGCAGGCGGCATCGGCGCCGTGATCTCCCCGCCCATCCTGGGGGCGGCCTCCTTCATCATCGCCGAGATTCTACGGGTCTCGTACCTGGACGTGATCCGCTGGGCGGTCATGCCCACGGTGCTCTACTACCTTTGCATCCTGCTGATGATCGAGCTGGATACGGTGCGGGCCGGCATCCGGCCCGTGGCGGCGGAGGCGCCGCCGGTGGGCCGGCTCCTGCGCCAGTACGGGTTCCACCTGACGTCCCTGGTGGCCATCGTCGCCTTCCTGCTGGCGGGCTACACCGCCGCCTACGCGGTGATGTGGTCCATGGCGCTGGCCGTTGCGGTCTCCTACCTGCGGCGGGATACGGCCCTGACGCCCCGCAAGCTGGTGGACGCCCTGGATCGCGGCGCCCGCTCGGCCCTGTCGGTGGTGGCGACGACGGCCGTGGCCGGCATCATCGTGGGGGTGCTGAACCTGACGGGGCTCGGGCTCAAGTTCTCGTCCCTGGTGCTGGCCCTGTCGGGCGGCCATCTGATTCCCACGCTGATCCTGGCGGCCCTGGTCCTGCTCTTGCTGGGCCTGGCGCTGCCCATCACCGCCTCATACATCGTGGCGGCGGTGACGGTGGCGCCGGCCCTGGTCCAGGCGGGGGTGCCCGAGCCGGCGGCCCACATGTTCACCTTCTACTACGCCGTGCTCTCCGAGGTGTCGCCGCCCACGGCCCTGTCCTGCTTCGCCGTCTCGGCCATCACGGGCGGCAACCCCTTTCGCACCATGTGGCTGACGTGGCGCTACGCCCTGCCGGCCTTCCTGGTGCCCTTCCTGTTCACCCTCAGTCCCACGGGGATGAACCTGCTGTGGGACGGGCCCTGGTACGGGGTGCTGCTGGCCTCGGTCACGGCCGTTGCCGGTCTGACTGCCCTGGTGGCAGGCGTCAGCGGCTGGGTGCGCGGACCGGCCCGCTGGTACGAGCGGGTGCTGCTGGTGGCGGGCGGCCTGGCTCTGATGTACCCGGGTTCTCGGGGCGATGTGACGGGGCTGGCGCTGGCCGCTCTGGGGCTGGCGGCCCACCTGGCGGTGCAGCGTCCCCGGCGGCCTGCCGCCCAAGCGTAG
- a CDS encoding TAXI family TRAP transporter solute-binding subunit gives MRWRKAVRRGIPALVVVLALGVLAGCGGASGPSPAGGSGGGGGAQGGQIRIATGGTGGVYYIYGGAIAEVLTRHLEGVNAVAEVTSASVDNILLLASGQAELAFSLADTAYLAAQGQDPFDGPQPVRALAVLYNNYNHLVTRADSGIRTLADLKGKRVSTGAPGSGTEVTALRILEAAGLDPETDVKREFLGVQESADALRDGRIDAFFWSGGYPTGAISDLANTPGLDIYLVPMGEVVDTLVQKYGAVYVEDVFPAGAYSGDVKQDTPTVAVPNYLLVPASMDEQRAYDILKTLFDYKDELVAVHPEAEKLTLENAVTGQVVEYHPGAIRYYQEQGAWNR, from the coding sequence GTGCGGTGGCGGAAGGCGGTGCGGAGGGGAATTCCGGCGCTGGTTGTGGTGCTGGCCCTGGGGGTCCTGGCCGGTTGCGGCGGGGCCAGCGGTCCCAGCCCGGCCGGGGGCAGCGGCGGCGGAGGCGGGGCCCAGGGCGGGCAAATCCGCATCGCAACGGGTGGAACGGGCGGGGTCTATTACATCTACGGCGGGGCGATCGCCGAGGTGCTGACCAGGCACCTGGAAGGTGTCAACGCCGTGGCCGAGGTGACCTCCGCCTCGGTGGACAACATCCTCCTGCTGGCCAGCGGCCAGGCGGAACTGGCCTTCAGCCTGGCGGACACCGCCTACCTGGCGGCCCAGGGCCAGGATCCCTTCGACGGGCCCCAGCCGGTGCGGGCACTGGCCGTGCTCTACAACAACTACAACCACCTGGTGACCCGCGCCGACTCGGGCATTCGGACCCTGGCCGATCTGAAGGGCAAGCGGGTGTCCACCGGGGCACCGGGCAGCGGCACCGAGGTGACGGCCCTGCGCATCCTGGAAGCGGCCGGTCTCGACCCCGAGACCGACGTGAAGAGGGAGTTCCTCGGCGTGCAGGAATCCGCCGACGCCCTGCGCGACGGGCGCATCGACGCCTTCTTCTGGTCCGGCGGCTATCCCACCGGCGCCATCAGCGATTTGGCCAACACGCCGGGCCTTGACATCTACCTGGTGCCCATGGGCGAAGTGGTCGACACCCTGGTGCAGAAGTACGGCGCCGTGTACGTCGAGGACGTCTTCCCCGCCGGCGCCTACAGCGGCGACGTCAAGCAGGACACGCCCACCGTGGCCGTGCCCAACTACCTGCTGGTGCCCGCCAGCATGGACGAGCAGCGGGCCTACGACATCCTGAAGACCCTTTTCGACTACAAGGACGAGCTGGTGGCCGTGCACCCCGAGGCCGAGAAGCTCACCCTGGAGAACGCGGTGACGGGCCAGGTGGTAGAGTATCACCCCGGTGCCATCCGCTACTACCAGGAACAGGGTGCATGGAACCGCTGA
- a CDS encoding M42 family metallopeptidase: MTTDWALLRELTEAPGVSGYEAPVREVLSRYLGTLAPRLGTDNLGSLIAERPGAAARPRVMLAAHMDEIGFMVSHIDDGGFVRFQPIGGWWSQVMLAQRVRIYTARGPVTGIIAAKPPHILPADERSRPVDIRDMFVDVGATSRQEAEALGIRPGDPVVPASAFEPLGPPGAFLAKAWDNRAGCVVLVEVLRRLAAVQHPNAVYAVATVQEEVGLRGATTSVRAVAPDVALVIDTTVATDTPGIDRSRLPASCRLGGGPAVSLYDASMIPHLRLRDLVVDTARDHGIPLQFDVMPGGGTDAGKIHTASTGVPTLSIGIPVRYIHSHGSILRLSDLEHAARLIVAVIQRLDAATVDALKAMAPARAAAGPARAWTMPGVGVTAPGAVPGTGPVAPPGMAPPGMPPALGMPPAAGSPGTGAGTGFVPAAASWSDGTAARDPWGAGGSAWGQAGYPWGPAGVAAPH, translated from the coding sequence ATGACCACCGACTGGGCCCTCTTGCGCGAGCTCACCGAGGCACCCGGCGTCTCGGGCTACGAGGCGCCGGTGCGGGAGGTGCTGTCTCGCTACCTGGGCACCCTGGCCCCGCGTCTGGGTACGGACAACCTGGGCTCCCTCATCGCCGAGCGGCCGGGCGCCGCGGCCCGCCCGCGGGTGATGCTGGCCGCCCACATGGACGAGATCGGCTTCATGGTCAGCCACATCGACGACGGCGGGTTCGTCCGGTTCCAGCCCATCGGCGGCTGGTGGAGCCAGGTGATGCTGGCCCAGCGGGTGCGGATCTACACTGCCCGCGGGCCGGTGACCGGCATCATCGCCGCCAAGCCGCCCCACATCCTCCCGGCGGACGAACGCAGCCGGCCCGTGGACATCCGCGACATGTTCGTCGACGTGGGGGCCACCAGCCGGCAAGAAGCCGAAGCCCTGGGCATCCGGCCGGGGGACCCGGTGGTGCCCGCCAGTGCCTTCGAGCCCCTGGGGCCGCCCGGGGCCTTCCTGGCCAAAGCGTGGGACAACCGTGCCGGCTGCGTTGTCCTGGTGGAGGTCCTGCGGCGGCTGGCGGCGGTCCAGCACCCCAATGCCGTCTACGCCGTGGCCACCGTCCAGGAAGAGGTGGGCCTGCGGGGGGCTACCACCAGCGTGCGGGCGGTGGCGCCTGATGTGGCGCTGGTGATCGACACCACGGTGGCCACGGACACGCCGGGTATCGACCGTAGCCGGCTGCCCGCCTCGTGCCGTTTGGGCGGCGGCCCCGCCGTCTCCCTGTACGATGCCAGCATGATCCCCCACCTGCGGCTGCGGGACCTGGTGGTCGATACCGCCCGCGACCACGGCATCCCCCTCCAGTTCGACGTGATGCCGGGCGGCGGGACCGATGCCGGCAAGATCCACACGGCCTCGACCGGCGTGCCCACGCTGTCCATCGGGATCCCGGTGCGGTACATCCACAGCCACGGGTCGATCCTGCGGCTGTCGGACCTGGAACACGCCGCCCGGCTGATCGTGGCGGTCATCCAGCGGCTCGATGCGGCCACGGTGGACGCGCTGAAGGCCATGGCCCCGGCGCGGGCGGCGGCGGGGCCGGCGAGGGCATGGACGATGCCGGGGGTGGGGGTGACGGCGCCGGGAGCGGTGCCGGGGACCGGGCCGGTCGCCCCGCCGGGGATGGCGCCGCCTGGCATGCCACCGGCCCTGGGTATGCCACCGGCCGCCGGGTCGCCGGGGACGGGAGCGGGAACGGGCTTCGTGCCGGCGGCCGCATCCTGGTCCGACGGGACAGCCGCCCGCGATCCCTGGGGTGCGGGGGGGAGCGCCTGGGGGCAGGCAGGTTACCCCTGGGGCCCGGCCGGGGTCGCGGCGCCTCACTGA
- a CDS encoding CDGSH iron-sulfur domain-containing protein — protein MSRLVRHDRNRPYEVRPEGAEKSIWICACGLSKNKPFCDGSHRRTRDEKEGVLYIYDDEGRIEVQSMY, from the coding sequence ATGAGCCGGCTGGTTCGTCACGATCGCAATCGCCCGTACGAGGTACGCCCGGAAGGGGCCGAGAAGAGCATCTGGATCTGCGCCTGCGGCCTGTCCAAGAACAAGCCCTTCTGCGACGGTTCCCACCGCCGGACCCGCGACGAGAAGGAAGGCGTGCTCTACATCTACGACGATGAAGGCCGGATCGAGGTCCAGTCCATGTACTGA
- a CDS encoding class I SAM-dependent methyltransferase, which yields MERPERNERKERQERPGAPPAGSSAGAGAGRGGDPEAIKTFFGQHTEAYRRSPGHRAGADLYALVEALDPRPDQHLLDVATATGHTALTFAPRVAEATGIDLTPAMGEAFAREAAERGVRNARFVVGDVHDLPFPAASFDLVTCRRAAHHFRDVPAALAEMARVLRPGGRLGVVDMTPPAHPAAAALFNDLERIRDASHAWAHPPGRWAAMVEAAGLELERLEVLPDPQPLAAWLAPVPLEPGVLARLQARWNQDEPAIRTQVVTEGPGGWVYVKRRVLLVARKP from the coding sequence GTGGAACGGCCGGAACGCAACGAACGAAAGGAACGGCAGGAACGACCGGGGGCGCCCCCGGCCGGTTCGTCCGCCGGTGCCGGGGCCGGCCGAGGTGGCGACCCCGAGGCCATCAAGACCTTCTTCGGCCAGCATACGGAAGCATACCGCCGGAGCCCGGGGCACCGGGCCGGCGCCGACCTCTACGCCCTGGTCGAGGCCCTGGATCCCCGGCCCGACCAGCACCTGCTGGACGTGGCCACAGCCACCGGGCACACGGCCCTGACCTTCGCGCCCCGGGTGGCGGAGGCGACGGGCATCGACCTCACCCCGGCCATGGGCGAGGCCTTTGCCCGGGAGGCGGCGGAGCGGGGCGTCCGCAACGCGCGGTTCGTGGTGGGCGACGTCCACGACCTGCCCTTTCCCGCGGCGTCCTTCGACCTGGTGACCTGCCGCCGGGCGGCCCACCACTTCCGGGACGTGCCGGCGGCGCTGGCCGAGATGGCGCGGGTCCTCCGCCCGGGGGGCCGCCTGGGGGTGGTCGACATGACCCCGCCCGCCCATCCCGCCGCGGCGGCACTCTTCAACGATCTGGAACGGATCCGGGACGCCTCCCACGCCTGGGCCCACCCACCGGGCCGGTGGGCGGCCATGGTCGAGGCGGCCGGGCTGGAACTGGAGCGGCTGGAGGTCCTGCCCGACCCCCAACCGCTGGCGGCGTGGCTGGCGCCGGTTCCCCTGGAGCCGGGCGTGCTGGCCCGGCTCCAGGCCCGCTGGAATCAGGACGAACCTGCCATCCGGACGCAGGTGGTGACCGAGGGCCCCGGCGGCTGGGTGTACGTCAAGCGGCGGGTGCTGCTGGTGGCGCGCAAGCCGTAG
- a CDS encoding DUF4149 domain-containing protein produces the protein MPRAWRNLYVLLMAAWFGIMGYYTGILTPTLTRAFPADFGTIVAALFPGYFRMGEVLAFAATLAALMEYRGHRAGAARNGAPGAGWRLAIGLAALALVAANRELVLPAAHAARGTEAFGALHGISMGINLLTALLALLGTASGLLAAAPTEGRRPGAR, from the coding sequence ATGCCGCGGGCATGGCGAAACCTGTACGTGCTGCTCATGGCCGCCTGGTTCGGCATCATGGGCTATTACACGGGCATCCTGACCCCCACCCTGACCCGCGCCTTCCCCGCTGATTTCGGCACCATCGTGGCGGCCCTCTTCCCGGGCTACTTCCGGATGGGGGAGGTCCTCGCCTTCGCCGCCACCCTGGCGGCCCTGATGGAATACCGCGGCCATCGGGCCGGGGCGGCCCGGAACGGCGCTCCCGGCGCCGGGTGGCGCCTGGCCATCGGGCTGGCGGCCCTGGCGCTGGTGGCCGCCAACCGGGAGCTGGTTCTTCCCGCGGCCCACGCCGCCCGCGGCACCGAAGCCTTCGGCGCCCTGCACGGCATCTCCATGGGGATCAACCTGCTGACCGCCCTGCTGGCCCTCTTGGGGACCGCCAGCGGTCTGCTGGCGGCGGCCCCAACCGAGGGCCGGCGCCCGGGGGCCCGCTGA
- the mtnA gene encoding S-methyl-5-thioribose-1-phosphate isomerase — MIQPVRYAGGVVHLLDQRRLPAEEAWQACSSVEEVARAIETMAVRGAPAIGIAAAYGVALAAARGDSIAAAIRRLSATRPTAVNLHWALARMESRYRQLQAAGAGPREVAAALEAEARAIQQEDLAMNLRMAEHGAALLPAGARVLTHCNTGALATGGHGTALGVIRTAWQQGRLRHVWVDETRPVLQGARLTAWELQKEGIPHTLIVEGAAAAVMRSGQVDAVLVGADRIAASGDTANKIGTYMLAVLARHHGIPFYVVAPWSTVDAALPSGDAIPIEERDPREVTGYGDVRWAPEGTPAFNPAFDVTPAELITAIVTDRGVLRPPYRDAIAALAVPDEPGPPALGRPAQDLGCW; from the coding sequence GTGATCCAACCCGTGCGCTATGCAGGCGGCGTGGTGCACTTGCTCGACCAGCGGCGGCTGCCTGCCGAGGAGGCGTGGCAGGCCTGTTCGTCCGTCGAAGAGGTGGCCCGGGCCATCGAGACCATGGCGGTGCGCGGGGCCCCGGCCATCGGCATCGCGGCGGCCTACGGCGTCGCCCTGGCGGCCGCCCGTGGCGACTCCATCGCCGCCGCCATCCGCCGGCTTTCCGCCACCCGGCCCACGGCGGTGAACCTCCACTGGGCGCTGGCACGGATGGAATCCCGGTACCGCCAGCTGCAGGCCGCCGGCGCGGGTCCCCGCGAGGTGGCCGCGGCCCTGGAAGCCGAGGCCCGGGCCATCCAGCAGGAAGACCTGGCCATGAACCTGCGCATGGCCGAGCACGGGGCCGCCCTGCTGCCCGCGGGGGCGCGGGTCCTCACCCATTGCAACACTGGCGCCCTGGCCACGGGCGGCCACGGCACGGCCCTGGGGGTCATCCGCACCGCCTGGCAGCAGGGGCGCCTGCGCCACGTCTGGGTCGACGAGACGCGGCCCGTCCTCCAGGGCGCCCGGCTGACGGCCTGGGAGCTCCAGAAGGAAGGGATCCCTCACACCCTGATCGTCGAGGGGGCGGCGGCAGCCGTGATGCGGTCGGGCCAGGTGGACGCGGTCCTGGTGGGCGCCGACCGCATCGCCGCCAGCGGCGACACGGCCAACAAGATCGGAACCTACATGCTGGCCGTGCTGGCCCGCCACCACGGCATTCCCTTCTACGTGGTGGCGCCCTGGTCCACGGTGGACGCCGCCCTGCCCTCAGGCGACGCGATCCCCATCGAAGAGCGGGACCCCCGGGAGGTCACGGGGTACGGCGACGTGCGCTGGGCGCCGGAGGGGACGCCCGCCTTCAACCCGGCCTTCGACGTGACCCCGGCGGAGCTGATCACGGCCATCGTCACAGACCGCGGCGTGCTGCGGCCGCCCTACCGGGACGCCATCGCGGCCCTGGCCGTGCCGGACGAACCCGGCCCGCCGGCCCTGGGCCGGCCGGCCCAGGACCTGGGGTGCTGGTGA
- a CDS encoding EscU/YscU/HrcU family type III secretion system export apparatus switch protein gives MGAVPDETGTAASGGARTRPPRAAAALRYDPARDGAPRVVAAGFGAMAEAILRRAREAGVPQVTSPVAPILARIPPGQEIPPALYEVVARIMALALELDRELAEGRGLADRWGVSPGEGRGAAAVPAGAGTTRGPTATVGTLRGAPGPGGPAAGAFTPGGPAGSADAGAFAAGGPAPAAEPAGAAGLAAPSQGPAGPAPRRDPERTKGDGP, from the coding sequence TTGGGCGCGGTTCCCGACGAGACGGGCACGGCGGCGAGCGGCGGGGCAAGGACCCGGCCCCCACGGGCGGCGGCGGCCCTGCGCTACGACCCGGCGCGAGACGGGGCGCCGCGGGTGGTGGCGGCGGGTTTCGGCGCCATGGCCGAAGCCATCCTGCGGCGGGCCCGGGAGGCCGGTGTCCCGCAGGTGACCTCGCCCGTGGCACCGATCCTGGCCCGCATCCCGCCCGGGCAGGAGATCCCGCCGGCGCTTTACGAGGTGGTCGCCCGCATCATGGCCCTGGCGCTCGAACTGGACCGCGAGCTGGCCGAGGGCCGGGGGCTGGCGGACCGGTGGGGCGTGTCCCCCGGGGAGGGGAGGGGTGCGGCAGCCGTTCCCGCCGGAGCTGGAACCACCCGGGGCCCGACCGCCACGGTTGGAACCCTTAGGGGCGCACCCGGTCCGGGCGGCCCGGCTGCGGGTGCATTCACACCGGGCGGGCCCGCCGGTTCCGCAGACGCAGGGGCCTTCGCAGCCGGCGGGCCTGCTCCCGCCGCCGAGCCCGCTGGGGCCGCCGGGCTCGCCGCACCCTCTCAAGGACCCGCAGGACCGGCGCCCCGGCGAGACCCGGAGCGTACAAAGGGGGACGGGCCGTGA
- a CDS encoding N-acetylmuramoyl-L-alanine amidase family protein, which yields MPKVYLDPGHGGDDPGATGNGLVEKDINLAIARHARQHLARHGLAVRMSRSTDRSKSLRARTHEANAWGADIYVSVHCNAYVDASARGFEVWHSVQPGSRGRILARYLVQWMDRLTPLVNRGARSRAGRGGRDAYYVIRESRMPAVIVECGFITNPGDARYLGSASGQARLAAAIARGVLQYFGRSGVPHQYRRPAPGAPRRGGRV from the coding sequence ATGCCCAAGGTCTATCTCGATCCCGGTCACGGAGGCGACGACCCGGGCGCCACCGGCAACGGGCTCGTCGAGAAGGACATCAATCTGGCCATCGCCCGGCACGCCCGCCAGCACCTGGCCCGTCACGGGCTCGCGGTGCGCATGTCCCGCAGCACCGACCGCAGCAAGTCCCTGCGCGCCCGCACCCATGAGGCCAACGCCTGGGGTGCCGACATCTACGTGTCCGTCCACTGCAACGCCTACGTTGACGCGTCGGCTCGCGGCTTCGAGGTCTGGCACTCGGTGCAGCCCGGTTCCCGCGGCCGCATCCTGGCGCGTTACCTGGTGCAGTGGATGGACCGGCTGACGCCCCTGGTCAACCGCGGCGCCCGATCCCGGGCCGGACGCGGCGGCCGCGACGCTTACTACGTGATTCGTGAATCCCGCATGCCGGCCGTCATCGTGGAATGCGGATTCATCACCAACCCCGGTGATGCCCGTTACCTGGGATCGGCGTCGGGGCAAGCGCGGCTCGCCGCGGCCATCGCCCGCGGCGTACTCCAGTACTTCGGCCGGAGCGGGGTACCGCACCAATACCGGCGCCCAGCGCCCGGTGCGCCGCGCCGGGGAGGCCGGGTTTGA